The following DNA comes from Novosphingobium terrae.
GAAGCCTAATGGCCCCGAAAAATAGGCCGCAGGCCACCATATGGGCGCTGTTACGCGCGCGCATCTTGAGTCTGATATTTTCGATGTATCGCTCGACTGTGCGGGGAGCCAAGCTAATATGTCGTGCAATCTCTTTGGCAGACATTCCTAAAGCCACAAATGCAAGAATCTCAGATTCTCGCGCCGTTAGACGCGGTTGAACATCCACCAGTTGGGTGATCAGCACGCAGTGTCTCCCTGTTTCTTTATTATGACAATTGCAAATCGGTTGAGTTTTTATCTGTCCAGAGATCGGTATTTTGAATTTAGATATTTTTAACTCGGCGTAATAACCTTTTTGGAGTGGAAACGTTCCTGCGGGACTGATCCTGGTTAAAATGAAATGTCAATCTTTCAGATTTTGGCTTTTCATTCAGATCTATCGCAGCCGATTTCTTCTAGCGGATTAGCAATAAAACTTGCGAGCCAGCACGAGCCCGGTTGCGCGGCAATTGAGCGCGCAGATCTTGCAGGGCGGTTCTTAAGCGAGGGGCTGATTGCCTTCCAAAAGCTGCGTGGTGGCGGGAATGGTGCGGTCAGTGCAT
Coding sequences within:
- a CDS encoding helix-turn-helix domain-containing protein, which codes for MLITQLVDVQPRLTARESEILAFVALGMSAKEIARHISLAPRTVERYIENIRLKMRARNSAHMVACGLFFGAIRLPT